One part of the Arabidopsis thaliana chromosome 4, partial sequence genome encodes these proteins:
- a CDS encoding Leucine-rich repeat (LRR) family protein (Leucine-rich repeat (LRR) family protein; FUNCTIONS IN: kinase activity; INVOLVED IN: signal transduction; LOCATED IN: endomembrane system; EXPRESSED IN: stem, leaf whorl, hypocotyl, root, leaf; EXPRESSED DURING: LP.06 six leaves visible; CONTAINS InterPro DOMAIN/s: Leucine-rich repeat-containing N-terminal domain, type 2 (InterPro:IPR013210), Leucine-rich repeat (InterPro:IPR001611); BEST Arabidopsis thaliana protein match is: receptor like protein 47 (TAIR:AT4G13810.1); Has 30201 Blast hits to 17322 proteins in 780 species: Archae - 12; Bacteria - 1396; Metazoa - 17338; Fungi - 3422; Plants - 5037; Viruses - 0; Other Eukaryotes - 2996 (source: NCBI BLink).), producing MKMTIWSLCLILSLSNSKLVLASHVKHLCRQDQKNALLEFKNEFYVHEFNSNGIVGVKKTEKWRNNTDCCSWDGISCDPKTGKVVELDLMNSFLNGPLRYDSSLFRLQHLHNLDLGSNNFSGILPDSIGSLKYLRVLSLGDCNLFGKIPSSLGNLTYLTNLDLSVNDFTGELPDSMGHLNKLTELHLGSAKLSGNFPSMLLNLSELTLIDLGSNQFGGMLPSNMSSLSKLVYFGIDRNSFSGSIPSSLFMLPSLTSLVLGRNDFNGPLDFGNISSPSNLGVLSLLENNFNGPIPESISKLVGLFYLDLSLWNTKRGMVDFNTFLHLKSLTFLDLSYINTRSMVDISIFSPLLSLGYLDLSGINLKISSTLSLPSPMGTLILSSCNIPEFPNFLENQTTLYYLDISANKIGGQVPQWLWSLPELQYVNISQNSFSGFEGPADVIQRCGELLMLDISSNTFQDPFPLLPNSTTIFLGSDNRFSGEIPKTICKLVSLDTLVLSNNNFNGSIPRCFEKFNTTLSVLHLRNNNLSGEFPEESISDHLRSLDVGRNRLSGELPKSLINCTRLEFLNVEDNIINDKFPFWLRMLPKLQIFVLRSNEFHGPISSLGDSLSFPKLRIFDISENRFNGVLRSDFFAGWSAMSSAVDIVDIMPSRYAGRDSGNYYNSVTMTVKGSIIELVGSVFTIYKTIDVSGNRFEGRIPESIGLLKELIVLNMSNNG from the coding sequence ATGAAGATGACAATATGGAGCTTGTGTTTAATCTTGTCCCTTTCTAATTCAAAACTGGTTTTGGCTTCTCATGTTAAGCACTTATGTCGTCAAGACCAGAAGAATGCTCTTTTGGAGTTTAAGAACGAGTTTTATGTCCATGAGTTCAACTCCAATGGGATTGTTGGTGTTAAGAAGACAGAGAAGTGGAGGAACAACACCGATTGCTGTTCTTGGGATGGTATCTCTTGTGATCCTAAAACGGGTAAGGTGGTAGAGTTAGACCTCATGAACAGTTTTCTTAATGGTCCTTTGAGATATGATAGTAGCTTGTTTAGACTACAACATCTTCATAATCTGGATCTTGGCTCGAATAATTTTTCGGGTATTCTACCGGATTCCATAGGCAGCCTCAAATATTTGAGGGTTTTGAGTCTTGGTGATTGTAATCTCTTTGGAAAGATTCCTTCTTCACTTGGAAATCTTACTTATCTCACTAATCTTGATCTTTCTGTTAATGATTTCACCGGGGAGCTACCGGATTCGATGGGACATTTAAACAAGCTAACAGAGTTGCATCTTGGATCGGCCAAGCTCAGTGGGAACTTTCCTAGTATGCTACTCAATTTGAGCGAGCTTACGTTGATCGACCTTGGTTCTAACCAGTTCGGAGGTATGCTCCCATCTAATATGAGTAGCCTCTCTAAATTGGTGTATTTTGGGATTGATAGAAATTCATTTTCCGGATCTATCCCATCGTCTCTCTTCATGCTACCTTCATTGACCTCTCTTGTTTTGGGAAGAAACGACTTCAACGGTCCTCTTGACTTTGGTAATATCTCTTCACCATCTAATCTTGGAGTTTTGTCCCTTctagaaaacaatttcaatGGGCCAATCCCGGAGTCTATATCGAAACTAGTTGGTCTCTTTTATCTTGACCTCTCTTTATGGAACACAAAGAGAGGCATGGTCGATTTCAACACTTTCTTGCATCTCAAGTCACTTACGTTCCTTGACCTCTCttatattaatacaagaaGCATGGTTGACATAAGTATATTCTCACCTCTCTTGTCACTTGGTTATTTGGATCTTTCCGGGATTAATTTGAAGATCAGTTCAACTCTAAGTCTTCCCTCACCCATGGGCACCTTGATTTTATCATCTTGCAATATTCCTGAGTTCCCCAATTTTCTAGAAAACCAAACCACTTTGTATTATTTAGACATCTCTGCCAATAAAATTGGAGGCCAAGTACCACAATGGTTGTGGAGTCTACCGGAGTTGCAGTATGTTAACATTTCTCAAAATTCTTTCAGTGGCTTTGAAGGACCAGCAGATGTTATTCAAAGATGTGGAGAATTACTTATGCTTGACATAAGTTCAAACACATTCCAAGATCCGTTTCCTTTGTTACCAAACTCGACAACGATCTTTTTAGGCTCTGATAATCGGTTTTCGGGAGAGATTCCTAAGACTATATGCAAATTGGTTTCTCTTGATACACTTGTTTTatccaacaacaacttcaacgGCTCCATTCCTCGGTGTTTCGAGAAGTTTAATACTACTCTTTCGGTTTTGCATCTTCGGAATAACAACTTATCCGGTGAGTTTCCAGAGGAATCTATCAGTGATCACTTGAGATCACTTGACGTTGGTCGCAACCGGTTATCAGGAGAACTTCCCAAGTCTTTGATCAACTGCACTCGTCTCGAGTTTCTGAACGTGGAAGACAACATAATCAATGACAAGTTTCCATTCTGGTTGAGAATGTTGCCCAAACTTCAGATTTTTGTCCTTCGTTCTAACGAGTTTCATGGTCCAATATCTTCTCTTGGAGATTCTTTGAGCTTCCCCAAGCTGCGAATCTTTGACATTTCGGAAAACCGCTTCAATGGAGTCCTTCGATCAGATTTCTTTGCGGGTTGGAGTGCAATGTCATCAGCCGTAGACATCGTAGATATTATGCCGAGTAGGTATGCTGGACGTGACTCAGGAAACTATTATAACTCAGTGACTATGACGGTCAAAGGATCGATAATAGAGTTGGTTGGGAGTGTTTTCACGATTTACAAAACCATCGATGTCTCCGGAAACAGATTCGAAGGACGTATTCCCGAGTCAATCGGTTTACTTAAAGAACTGATTGTGCTCAATATGTCAAACAACGGTTGA